The Gossypium arboreum isolate Shixiya-1 chromosome 2, ASM2569848v2, whole genome shotgun sequence region TAtcgaaattaattatttattcaaCAATAATTTTTAATcgcttttttcatttattttctctaAATGTaacatcaaaattttaatatttaatatttaatataatatcGATATAAACATAATCTCCAATGGCCAACATTTTCGAAATATATAAACGAacaaaagtaatttttttttgggTGCAAAGTATCACAtggaattcaattttttttttaataaacgtACAAATGAAGTGATGAAccaaaaaaaaagggaagaggaAAGCAAGTAAAATGGATTGAACCCCGAGtaatattttacatttattcATTCACCTTTTTTGATTCTTCAGTACTTCATGGTTTCGTAGATTTTTGCTGGCTTACTGCAAATAGtaggaaaagaaagaaacaagGGTGGCTCCAACCAAGGACCCAAGAACAGGCATTGTTGAGGTTGCGACGTTGGAGTCTGGGCCTGGGGCAGCTGCTGAAGCTGAAGCTGAAGCTGAAGCTGAAGCTGAAGCTGAAGCTGCACCTGGAGCTGGAGCTGGAGCGGAGCCAGCAGCCAGGACCGCGCTTATAGAGGCGGCGGCGACAATGACGGCGCAGGAGATCTTCTTCATGTCCATGGTATTGAAGAATAGGCTTAGTGAGAGTCGAGAGACCTTCTGCGAGATGGAaaacaaaatttattaattttgttttctttatatgtttatatgttatTGTTCTTCACGCAGGTCTGAAGAACAAGGATGAAGGTGAGGTGCATTTTATATGGGAAATTCATGTCTATTTTAAGCAACAACTGGTTTCTCATTAGCTTAAAAATAGGCTTATGTGTGGTTTTGCATGTTTTGAGGATTGATATTGACATGCATCATCtttaaaaagttaaatttttaatCTTCAATTAAACCCTTACATGAAACCAAATGGGAATTTACTTAAATACCttctttttttataaatatataaaatatatattataagttATGTCTTCTTTATTTTTAGTTACAAAAGAAGTTAACCATTGGTTCTACTAAACTTGTTCGAAAAGTATGAgagtttgagtaaaaatataaacttaaaaaataGATTTGGACAATAAAAAAAAGACCCGTTTAGAAAATAGGCTGAACCTTGAGTAAGGTTTTTTAGCCCGAGCTCAGCTCAACCCGATCTATGGAGACCTCTAATTCCCACTTGTGCTTATTgaatatattgaattgaaatggtaCGATGATATAATGAATTGTTACATTGAATGGATAAATAATGGAAACTATGAAGCATGATGTTATATTGACATTTAAGAAATGGTGTGATTGATATTTAAGGCTCCATTTGTTTCACTGAaaaaaaatgatttattttttttgaaaagttaatattttttggTGTTTGGATAAATCTTtgtaaattattttcttttatttgacagatttttaaaaatattttatatt contains the following coding sequences:
- the LOC108466872 gene encoding arabinogalactan protein 23-like, whose protein sequence is MDMKKISCAVIVAAASISAVLAAGSAPAPAPGAASASASASASASASAAAPGPDSNVATSTMPVLGSLVGATLVSFFSYYLQ